The following proteins are co-located in the Apium graveolens cultivar Ventura chromosome 5, ASM990537v1, whole genome shotgun sequence genome:
- the LOC141661465 gene encoding uncharacterized protein LOC141661465 isoform X1: MHRMLRGAFQRSAKLQQLLLQIHTSLSGKYQKPRPCAICDRNMQIFMYECAEEDEDLDVLRLGIQAKLRGMSVPEFLDYARKEKQYCKEMCAKCKDVPLPPGCEWNQETVDKYCGRWMVL; encoded by the exons ATGCATAGAATGTTGAGAGGAGCTTTTCAAAGATCTGCAAAG CTGCAGCAGCTGCTGCTACAGATACACACATCTCTTTCCGGAAAG TATCAGAAGCCTCGCCCCTGTGCAATATGCGACCGTAATATGCAAATATTTATGTATGAATGTGCAGAGGAGGATGAGGACTTAG ATGTTTTGAGATTGGGAATTCAGGCAAAACTCAGGGGCATGAGCGTTCCAGAATTTCTAGACTATGCAAGAAAGGAGAAACAGTATTGCAAGGAGATGTGTGCAAAGTGCAAGGATGTTCCACTTCCACCTGGGTGTGAGTGGAATCAAGAGACAGTGGACAAATACTGTGGGAGATGGATGGTACTATGA
- the LOC141661465 gene encoding uncharacterized protein LOC141661465 isoform X3, whose product MHRMLRGAFQRSAKLLMAKSRSKLLIYPSVLIGVSAAAAAATDTHISFRKDVLRLGIQAKLRGMSVPEFLDYARKEKQYCKEMCAKCKDVPLPPGCEWNQETVDKYCGRWMVL is encoded by the exons ATGCATAGAATGTTGAGAGGAGCTTTTCAAAGATCTGCAAAG CTGCTTATGGCAAAAAGTAGGTCAAAATTGTTGATATATCCGTCTGTACTAATCGGCGTTTCAGCTGCAGCAGCTGCTGCTACAGATACACACATCTCTTTCCGGAAAG ATGTTTTGAGATTGGGAATTCAGGCAAAACTCAGGGGCATGAGCGTTCCAGAATTTCTAGACTATGCAAGAAAGGAGAAACAGTATTGCAAGGAGATGTGTGCAAAGTGCAAGGATGTTCCACTTCCACCTGGGTGTGAGTGGAATCAAGAGACAGTGGACAAATACTGTGGGAGATGGATGGTACTATGA
- the LOC141660397 gene encoding uncharacterized protein LOC141660397: MEANKEVVKWKNGSIELSYPMLTRSNYTAWALKMKVFLKAQGVWCAIEQKDTKTPVDDKTDKVALAMIYQGIPEETLLSLAEKETAKDAWEAIKTLYQGADRAKQAKIQSLKSEFEAMSMKEDESIDEFHMKMNGVITNIRALGETMSESYTVKKLLRAVPSKFLQITSAIEQFGDLENMTMEEAVGS, translated from the coding sequence ATGGAAGCTAACAAGGAAGTCGTCAAATGGAAGAATGGATCCATAGAATTGAGTTACCCAATGCTTACCAGGAGCAATTACACGGCTTGGGCTCTCAAGATGAAGGTGTTTCTCAAAGCACAAGGGGTATGGTGTGCCATCGAACAGAAAGACACCAAAACTCCGGTGGACGACAAGACGGACAAGGTGGCGTTGGCCATGATTTATCAGGGAATCCCTGAAGAAACCCTGTTGTCACTTGCAGAAAAGGAGACGGCAAAGGATGCCTGGGAGGCAATCAAGACGCTCTATCAGGGTGCTGATCGAGCAAAGCAGGCCAAGATACAGAGTTTGAAATCAGAGTTTGAAGCCATGAGTATGAAAGAGGATGAGTCGATTGACGAGTTTCACATGAAAATGAACGGAGTCATTACAAACATCAGAGCACTTGGAGAGACGATGTCTGAATCTTATACGGTGAAAAAATTGTTACGAGCAGTCCCATCGAAATTCTTGCAGATAACATCCGCCATAGAGCAGTTTGGAGATCTTGAGAACATGACCATGGAGGAGGCAGTTGGCTCTTGA
- the LOC141661465 gene encoding uncharacterized protein LOC141661465 isoform X2 — translation MHRMLRGAFQRSAKLQQLLLQIHTSLSGKKPRPCAICDRNMQIFMYECAEEDEDLDVLRLGIQAKLRGMSVPEFLDYARKEKQYCKEMCAKCKDVPLPPGCEWNQETVDKYCGRWMVL, via the exons ATGCATAGAATGTTGAGAGGAGCTTTTCAAAGATCTGCAAAG CTGCAGCAGCTGCTGCTACAGATACACACATCTCTTTCCGGAAAG AAGCCTCGCCCCTGTGCAATATGCGACCGTAATATGCAAATATTTATGTATGAATGTGCAGAGGAGGATGAGGACTTAG ATGTTTTGAGATTGGGAATTCAGGCAAAACTCAGGGGCATGAGCGTTCCAGAATTTCTAGACTATGCAAGAAAGGAGAAACAGTATTGCAAGGAGATGTGTGCAAAGTGCAAGGATGTTCCACTTCCACCTGGGTGTGAGTGGAATCAAGAGACAGTGGACAAATACTGTGGGAGATGGATGGTACTATGA